Proteins from a genomic interval of Sparus aurata chromosome 21, fSpaAur1.1, whole genome shotgun sequence:
- the LOC115573180 gene encoding tubulin beta-2A chain isoform X1 — protein sequence MREIVHIQAGQCGNQIGAKFWEVISDEHGIDPTGSYQGDSDLQLERINVYYNEASGSTGSKFVPRAILVDLEPGTMDSVRSGPFGQLFRPDNFVFGQSGAGNNWAKGHYTEGAELVDSVLDVVRKESENCDCLQGFQLTHSLGGGTGSGMGTLLISKIREEYPDRIMNTFSVMPSPKVSDTVVEPYNATLSVHQLVENTDETFSIDNEALYDICFRTLKLTTPTYGDLNHLVSATMSGVTTCLRFPGQLNADLRKLAVNMVPFPRLHFFMPGFAPLTSRGSQQYRALSVPELTQQMFDAKNMMAACDPRHGRYLTVAAIFRGRMSMKEVDEQMLSVQNKNSSYFVEWIPNNVKTAVCDIPPRGLKMSATFIGNSTAIQELFRRISEQFTAMFRRKAFLHWYTGEGMDEMEFTEAESNMNDLVSEYQQYQDATADEMGEYEEDEMEDEEEVRHDVRH from the exons ATGAGGGAAATCGTTCACATCCAGGCTGGACAGTGTGGGAATCAGATCGGGGCGAAG TTCTGGGAGGTGATAAGCGATGAGCATGGCATCGATCCCACCGGGAGCTACCAAGGTGACAGTGACCTGCAGCTGGAGAGGATAAATGTCTACTACAATGAGGCGTCGg GGAGTACAG GCAGCAAATTTGTGCCTCGTGCCATCCTGGTCGACCTGGAGCCAGGCACCATGGATTCGGTTCGCTCCGGCCCGTTTGGACAGCTATTCAGACCTGACAACTTTGTCTTCG GTCAAAGTGGAGCAGGAAATAACTGGGCCAAGGGTCACTACACCGAGGGAGCTGAGCTGGTGGACTCAGTACTGGACGTAGTGAGGAAGGAGTCCGAGAACTGCGACTGCCTCCAGGGCTTTCAGCTCACCCACTCACTGGGTGGAGGCACAGGTTCAGGAATGGGTACGCTGCTCATCAGCAAGATCCGCGAGGAGTACCCTGACCGCATTATGAACACCTTCAGCGTCATGCCTTCCCCCAAGGTGTCCGACACTGTGGTGGAGCCCTACAACGCCACTCTCTCCGTTCACCAACTCGTGGAAAACACAGATGAGACCTTCAGCATTGACAATGAGGCCCTATACGATATTTGCTTCCGCACCCTGAAGCTGACCACACCCACCTACGGCGATCTTAACCACCTGGTATCAGCCACCATGAGTGGGGTGACCACCTGCCTCCGCTTCCCTGGCCAACTCAATGCTGACCTCCGTAAGCTGGCTGTCAACATGGTGCCCTTCCCCCGCCTGCATTTCTTCATGCCAGGCTTTGCGCCCCTCACAAGCAGGGGCAGTCAGCAGTACCGTGCCCTCTCTGTGCCAGAGCTCACACAGCAAATGTTCGATGCCAAGAACATGATGGCGGCCTGTGACCCCCGTCACGGGCGCTACCTCACCGTGGCAGCCATCTTCCGCGGCCGTATGTCAATGAAGGAAGTGGACGAGCAGATGTTGAGCGTGCAGAACAAGAACAGCAGCTACTTTGTCGAATGGATTCCCAACAATGTCAAGACGGCCGTTTGCGACATCCCTCCCCGTGGCCTCAAGATGTCCGCCACCTTCATCGGCAACAGCACGGCCATCCAGGAGCTTTTCAGGCGGATCTCCGAGCAGTTCACAGCCATGTTCCGCCGCAAGGCCTTCCTCCACTGGTACACCGGAGAGGGGATGGATGAGATGGAGTTCACCGAGGCCGAGAGCAACATGAATGACCTGGTGTCTGAGTATCAGCAGTACCAGGACGCCACAGCTGATGAGATGGGCGAGTACGAAGAAGACGAAatggaggatgaggaagaagtCCGCCATGATGTTCGCCACTGA
- the LOC115573180 gene encoding tubulin beta-2A chain isoform X2, which yields MREIVHIQAGQCGNQIGAKFWEVISDEHGIDPTGSYQGDSDLQLERINVYYNEASGSKFVPRAILVDLEPGTMDSVRSGPFGQLFRPDNFVFGQSGAGNNWAKGHYTEGAELVDSVLDVVRKESENCDCLQGFQLTHSLGGGTGSGMGTLLISKIREEYPDRIMNTFSVMPSPKVSDTVVEPYNATLSVHQLVENTDETFSIDNEALYDICFRTLKLTTPTYGDLNHLVSATMSGVTTCLRFPGQLNADLRKLAVNMVPFPRLHFFMPGFAPLTSRGSQQYRALSVPELTQQMFDAKNMMAACDPRHGRYLTVAAIFRGRMSMKEVDEQMLSVQNKNSSYFVEWIPNNVKTAVCDIPPRGLKMSATFIGNSTAIQELFRRISEQFTAMFRRKAFLHWYTGEGMDEMEFTEAESNMNDLVSEYQQYQDATADEMGEYEEDEMEDEEEVRHDVRH from the exons ATGAGGGAAATCGTTCACATCCAGGCTGGACAGTGTGGGAATCAGATCGGGGCGAAG TTCTGGGAGGTGATAAGCGATGAGCATGGCATCGATCCCACCGGGAGCTACCAAGGTGACAGTGACCTGCAGCTGGAGAGGATAAATGTCTACTACAATGAGGCGTCGg GCAGCAAATTTGTGCCTCGTGCCATCCTGGTCGACCTGGAGCCAGGCACCATGGATTCGGTTCGCTCCGGCCCGTTTGGACAGCTATTCAGACCTGACAACTTTGTCTTCG GTCAAAGTGGAGCAGGAAATAACTGGGCCAAGGGTCACTACACCGAGGGAGCTGAGCTGGTGGACTCAGTACTGGACGTAGTGAGGAAGGAGTCCGAGAACTGCGACTGCCTCCAGGGCTTTCAGCTCACCCACTCACTGGGTGGAGGCACAGGTTCAGGAATGGGTACGCTGCTCATCAGCAAGATCCGCGAGGAGTACCCTGACCGCATTATGAACACCTTCAGCGTCATGCCTTCCCCCAAGGTGTCCGACACTGTGGTGGAGCCCTACAACGCCACTCTCTCCGTTCACCAACTCGTGGAAAACACAGATGAGACCTTCAGCATTGACAATGAGGCCCTATACGATATTTGCTTCCGCACCCTGAAGCTGACCACACCCACCTACGGCGATCTTAACCACCTGGTATCAGCCACCATGAGTGGGGTGACCACCTGCCTCCGCTTCCCTGGCCAACTCAATGCTGACCTCCGTAAGCTGGCTGTCAACATGGTGCCCTTCCCCCGCCTGCATTTCTTCATGCCAGGCTTTGCGCCCCTCACAAGCAGGGGCAGTCAGCAGTACCGTGCCCTCTCTGTGCCAGAGCTCACACAGCAAATGTTCGATGCCAAGAACATGATGGCGGCCTGTGACCCCCGTCACGGGCGCTACCTCACCGTGGCAGCCATCTTCCGCGGCCGTATGTCAATGAAGGAAGTGGACGAGCAGATGTTGAGCGTGCAGAACAAGAACAGCAGCTACTTTGTCGAATGGATTCCCAACAATGTCAAGACGGCCGTTTGCGACATCCCTCCCCGTGGCCTCAAGATGTCCGCCACCTTCATCGGCAACAGCACGGCCATCCAGGAGCTTTTCAGGCGGATCTCCGAGCAGTTCACAGCCATGTTCCGCCGCAAGGCCTTCCTCCACTGGTACACCGGAGAGGGGATGGATGAGATGGAGTTCACCGAGGCCGAGAGCAACATGAATGACCTGGTGTCTGAGTATCAGCAGTACCAGGACGCCACAGCTGATGAGATGGGCGAGTACGAAGAAGACGAAatggaggatgaggaagaagtCCGCCATGATGTTCGCCACTGA